Within the Thermanaeromonas toyohensis ToBE genome, the region GTGCGGGAAGCCGACGTGATTATCGTAGTGGCGGGGATGGAGGGAGCCCTAGCTAGTGTGGTGGCGGGTATGGTTTCCCAGCCGGTCATTGCGGTACCTACGAGCGTGGGATACGGGGCTAGCTTCGGGGGGTTAGCTGCCCTTTTAACCATGCTTAACAGTTGCGCTATAGGTGTGGGTGTAGTCAATATTGATAACGGCTTTGGTGCGGCAGCCTTGGCTACGGCTATTACCCGGCGGAAAAGGTAAGGAATAGTATAATCCACCTCCTTTTGGGTAAAGCTATGGGAGGAATGGGAAAGGAGGTGGAGTAAATGCAAAACTGGCTAGGGACAGTGGTCAGGTTTATTGTATCGGCTCTGGTATTAATGCTAGTCGCTTACTTGCTGCCGGGTATCAGGGTAGCAGGCTTTACCGGGGCTCTTGTGGCAGCAGTGGTCATAGCTGTTCTAGGTTGGGTAATAGAAACCCTTTTGGGCAAGCGCATTTCACCCCACGCACGCGGTATTGTAGGTTTTTTAGTGGCAGCGGTAGTAATTTATCTAGCTCAATTTCTTATCCCTAGATTTTTACAAGTAAATGTTTTGGGAGCCCTGCTCGCTGCTCTGGTGATCGGTGTTATTGATGCCTTCGTACCCACAGAGCTGCGTTAAAGGTTAAAGGGCTGGGATGTACCAGCAGGAACTATTGACGCAGGTTGCTAAAGATGTACCGGTGGGCCCGGCTTTAAGCCGGGCCTGCTTTTTGCTATAATCAGGGCCAGGAGGTCCAGGTTAACTTGACCAGGCAAGAGCGTATCCGGAATTTTTGTATTATAGCCCATATAGATCATGGTAAATCTACCTTAGCTGATCGTTTGCTAGAGTATACTGGTGCCCTCAGCCCTCGCGAAATGGTAGAC harbors:
- a CDS encoding phage holin family protein, producing MQNWLGTVVRFIVSALVLMLVAYLLPGIRVAGFTGALVAAVVIAVLGWVIETLLGKRISPHARGIVGFLVAAVVIYLAQFLIPRFLQVNVLGALLAALVIGVIDAFVPTELR